The sequence TTGTGCTGTCCCAGTCGTCGTTCTTACTTTCTTTCAGCAGCGCATCGGGTATAGGCTGTCCGTTCTTGATAGCCATTTCGGCCAGACGGTACTTCTCTTTGCGGTTGCGATTAATAAAGTAGAACACCAGCAGTACCAGGATAACGGGCAACAGGAATCCTACACATACGATAGCCAGGATAGGTATCAGCATGCCCATAAAGGCAGCGCCGCCCATATCTCCAAAAATCCCACTAACCACACGCTCAGTGTCTTCGCCCTCGTAAACCACGTGGTGGCGGTAGCCGCTGTGGTTGTCGTTGTCGTCAGCGTTGGCGTTGTTAGTAGCAGTAGTGTCCGAGTATGCCTCGATGGCATCTTGGTTGTGCTTTACTGTATCGCTCACCTGCTCAGTGCGAGGCGTGTGGCGATGCTTCTGTGCTGTTGCATTAGCGTTTGTGCTAAGTGCGAGCACCATGGCGATTGCGATTAAATACTGTTTCATATCTCCTTTGTTTTTAAATTCTACATCTGTTTGACGTTTCAAAACTAAATTTAGTTGCAAAGATAGTGTTTTTTCTCAGATTTTTTTTAATTTTGCCACAAATTTCGGATATAATGGTGAATTTACCCGCAGATTTCGTAGCAGAAACACGCCGTATCATGGGCGATGAGAGATATAATCGCTTTGTAGGAGCCTTCGACGAAGAGGCGCCAACTAGTATTCGTGTGAATCCACGAATAGCCATTGACCATGGACCATTGACCATGGACCATTCTGATAGTCAGGTGCCTTGGTGCAGCGAGGGCTATTATCTCAACGATCGCCCTCAGTTCACCTTCGATCCCCTACTCCATGCCGGCTGCTACTACGTACAAGAGGCCTCCTCTATGTTCGTTACCCACATCCTGCGTAATGTTCAATGTTCAATGGTCAATGTTCAATGTGCTCTCGATCTCTGCGCTGCTCCTGGCGGCAAATCTACTGCCCTGCGTAGTGTGCTGCCCGATGATTGCGTGCTCATCAGCAACGAGCCCATGGGCAATCGCGCCCAGATTCTATTGGAGAACGTTACCAAATGGGGCGGCCCTAACCACATTGTCACCAACAACTACCCTCGCGATTTCCGTAAGGCCAAGCTTAAGTTTGATCTCATTCTGTGCGATGTGCCCTGTTCAGGCGAAGGCATGTTCCGTAAGGATCCCAATGCCATCAGCGAGTGGAGTGCGCAGAATGTGGAGAAATGCTGGCAACTGCAGCGCGAGATTGTGGCCGATGCCTGGGAATGCTTAAACCCTGGCGGCCTGCTTATATATAGTACGTGTACATATAATACTAAGGAGAACGAGGAGAATATCCGTTGGATACTGGATACCTACGATGCCCAGGTGCTCGATATCCCTGTAGATCCCTCGTGGAATATCACAGGTTCGCTGCTCCAGGGATTTAATGAGCCCGTTTATCGTTTCATCCCCGGCATCACCCGTGGCGAGGGTCTGTTTGTCTGCGCCCTGCGCAAACGAGGTAATAGTGGTAGTACCAAGAATTGTAAATTGTCAATTGTCAATTCTCAATTAAAGGTGCTCTCGGCCGAATTGGAGCACAGCGACGTGTACGTCGATGTGCCCTACGCCGAGGCGCTTAAGTATCTGCGTGGCGAGGCACTCGTACTGCCTGCCGATACCCCTCGCGGCATCGTCACCATCACCTATCAGGGGCAACCGCTCGGTCCTGCCAAAAACATCGGCAACCGTGCCAACAACCTCTACCCCAAGGCCTGGCGCATTAAGAGCACCCACCTGCCCTCCGAACCACCCGAAGTGCTGAAAAATGTAAAAATTTAAAAATGTAAAAATGTAAGAATTTAATGTTTAATCTTTAATGTTTAATCTACATAAATGAAGCAGTATTTAGACATCCTGAACCGCATCCTTACCGAAGGCACCCAGAAGGGCGACCGCACCGGTACAGGCACCATCAGCATTTTTGGTACCCAGAGTCGCTATAATCTCGACGATGGTTTCCCCTTGCTCACCACCAAGAAGCTCCACCTTAAAAGTATCATCTACGAGCTGTTGTGGTTTCTCAAGGGCGACACCAACGTAAAATACCTGCAGGACCATGGCGTTCGCATCTGGAACGAGTGGGCCGACGAGAATGGCGAGCTTGGTCCAGTTTATGGTCACCAGTGGCGTTCGTGGCCCGATTATAATGGTGGTACCATCGACCAGATACAGTATGTGCTCGATCAGTTGAAAAACAATCCCAACTCGCGTCGAATGATTGTGTCGGCATGGAATGTGGCCGAGGTCAACAAGATGGCCCTGCCCCCCTGTCACACCATCTTCCAGTTCTATGTAGCCGATGATCGTCTGTCGCTGCAACTCTATCAGCGTTCGGCCGACACCTTCCTTGGCGTACCTTTTAATATTGCCAGTTATGCCCTGCTGCTGCAGATGATGGCACAGGTAACAGGCTTTAAGGCAGGCGACTTTATCCATACCACGGGCGATACCCACCTGTATCTCAACCACATCGAGCAGGCCAAGCTGCAGCTCACCCGCGAGCCCCGTCCGCTGCCCAAGATGATTATCAACCCCGATGTTAAGAATCTGTTCGACTTTACGTTCGAAGATTT is a genomic window of Xylanibacter ruminicola 23 containing:
- a CDS encoding DUF6249 domain-containing protein, encoding MKQYLIAIAMVLALSTNANATAQKHRHTPRTEQVSDTVKHNQDAIEAYSDTTATNNANADDNDNHSGYRHHVVYEGEDTERVVSGIFGDMGGAAFMGMLIPILAIVCVGFLLPVILVLLVFYFINRNRKEKYRLAEMAIKNGQPIPDALLKESKNDDWDSTSYNAGIRQMFTGVGLAIFLGIVAGEVGFGIGALVFFIGLGKWYIARQDRNNRDNNQTFNNNQNIQNYE
- a CDS encoding methyltransferase RsmF C-terminal domain-like protein; this encodes MNLPADFVAETRRIMGDERYNRFVGAFDEEAPTSIRVNPRIAIDHGPLTMDHSDSQVPWCSEGYYLNDRPQFTFDPLLHAGCYYVQEASSMFVTHILRNVQCSMVNVQCALDLCAAPGGKSTALRSVLPDDCVLISNEPMGNRAQILLENVTKWGGPNHIVTNNYPRDFRKAKLKFDLILCDVPCSGEGMFRKDPNAISEWSAQNVEKCWQLQREIVADAWECLNPGGLLIYSTCTYNTKENEENIRWILDTYDAQVLDIPVDPSWNITGSLLQGFNEPVYRFIPGITRGEGLFVCALRKRGNSGSTKNCKLSIVNSQLKVLSAELEHSDVYVDVPYAEALKYLRGEALVLPADTPRGIVTITYQGQPLGPAKNIGNRANNLYPKAWRIKSTHLPSEPPEVLKNVKI
- a CDS encoding thymidylate synthase is translated as MKQYLDILNRILTEGTQKGDRTGTGTISIFGTQSRYNLDDGFPLLTTKKLHLKSIIYELLWFLKGDTNVKYLQDHGVRIWNEWADENGELGPVYGHQWRSWPDYNGGTIDQIQYVLDQLKNNPNSRRMIVSAWNVAEVNKMALPPCHTIFQFYVADDRLSLQLYQRSADTFLGVPFNIASYALLLQMMAQVTGFKAGDFIHTTGDTHLYLNHIEQAKLQLTREPRPLPKMIINPDVKNLFDFTFEDFQLEGYDPHPHIKAEVSV